The Candidatus Eisenbacteria bacterium genome has a segment encoding these proteins:
- a CDS encoding ABC transporter ATP-binding protein, with product MIRVSGLRKSYGTLLAVDNISFEAGPGEIYGLLGPNGAGKTTTLSMIAGLLKPDAGSVEIAGISMDADPRAAKRLLGVVPQEVTLYEDLSARENLLFWGRVYGMGGRELDRRIAALLERGGLAEKAKKAVKTYSGGMKRRLNLLTGLVHEPKVLLLDEATVGIDPQGRIAILDLVRETAAAGTTVVYTTHYLEEAEDLCRRVGIIDHGRMLVEGTARELVDRLGEGELVVLSGGFAAAEIRAALGGADEVEVVSAEEGRAALSVALPGPEVLRLLNEKLGHLDTVEEISVRRPSLQSLFIKLTGREIRE from the coding sequence ATGATCCGCGTTTCCGGCCTACGCAAGAGCTACGGAACACTCCTCGCCGTCGACAACATCTCCTTCGAGGCGGGCCCGGGCGAGATCTACGGCCTTCTCGGCCCGAACGGCGCCGGCAAGACAACAACACTATCGATGATCGCGGGCCTTCTCAAGCCGGACGCCGGATCGGTGGAGATCGCCGGCATCTCGATGGACGCCGACCCGCGCGCCGCCAAGCGCCTCCTCGGCGTGGTCCCCCAGGAGGTCACCCTCTATGAGGACCTCTCGGCGCGCGAGAACCTCCTCTTCTGGGGGCGCGTCTACGGCATGGGCGGCCGGGAGCTGGACCGGCGGATCGCCGCGCTCCTCGAGCGGGGCGGCCTCGCGGAGAAGGCGAAGAAAGCGGTGAAGACCTACTCCGGCGGGATGAAGCGCCGCCTCAACCTCCTCACCGGGCTCGTCCACGAGCCCAAGGTGCTCCTCCTCGACGAGGCGACCGTCGGTATCGACCCGCAGGGGAGGATCGCCATCCTCGACCTGGTGAGGGAGACGGCCGCCGCCGGAACCACCGTGGTTTACACCACCCACTACCTGGAGGAGGCGGAAGACCTCTGCCGCCGCGTCGGCATCATCGACCACGGCCGCATGCTGGTCGAGGGGACCGCGCGGGAGTTGGTGGATCGACTGGGCGAGGGGGAACTCGTGGTCCTCTCCGGCGGGTTCGCCGCCGCCGAGATCCGAGCCGCCCTGGGCGGCGCGGACGAGGTGGAGGTGGTGAGCGCCGAGGAAGGGCGCGCCGCCCTCTCCGTCGCCCTCCCGGGACCGGAGGTGCTCCGCCTCCTGAATGAAAAGCTGGGACATCTCGACACGGTGGAGGAGATTTCGGTGCGGCGCCCGTCGCTCCAATCCCTCTTCATCAAACTGACCGGCCGGGAGATCCGGGAATGA
- a CDS encoding ABC transporter permease, whose protein sequence is MMRAVFAVARTDWTITLRDRQALLWMFLMPVLFIFVFGNAFRGGGRGGKQPLPVLNEDDRFLGRVVAAELADSTWAPYAVARENSAFAALSNWIEIPAGFTDSVLSGERSTIRVARRGGGSPLRERGHLMNSTLAALRILSHLYEIPDSTLRSAPDTALAALYDSLAARPPLVTLRSRPASGIHERPRGFLLSVPGNLIMFVLIVALTGGAAQIAVESAGGHLRRLGASPLSRFEVFLGKLLGKTLIAVTQIALLVIVSTFLFGMEWGRDPLGLALLLLLYAVVAASIGCFLGLYIRRPETAASIGVLVTLVMASLGGCWWPLEIVPDTMKAVGHIFPTAWAMDGLMKLVAYDGTTLTILPMLGMLAVYALLFAFLASRLLKFD, encoded by the coding sequence ATGATGCGCGCCGTCTTCGCCGTCGCCCGTACCGACTGGACGATCACCCTACGGGACCGCCAGGCTCTCCTCTGGATGTTCCTGATGCCGGTGCTCTTCATCTTCGTCTTCGGGAACGCCTTCCGCGGAGGCGGGCGGGGGGGAAAACAGCCCCTTCCCGTGCTGAACGAGGACGATCGTTTTCTCGGGCGGGTGGTGGCCGCCGAGCTGGCGGACTCGACCTGGGCGCCTTACGCCGTGGCGCGCGAAAATTCGGCGTTCGCGGCGCTCTCCAACTGGATCGAGATCCCCGCGGGATTCACCGACAGCGTCCTCTCCGGCGAACGCTCCACGATCCGCGTAGCGCGGCGCGGCGGCGGCTCCCCCCTCCGCGAGAGGGGCCACCTGATGAATTCCACTCTGGCGGCGCTCCGCATTCTCTCTCATCTGTACGAGATTCCGGACTCGACCCTTCGAAGCGCGCCGGACACGGCCCTGGCGGCGCTCTATGATTCTCTCGCGGCGCGCCCGCCGCTGGTGACGCTCCGGAGCCGGCCCGCCTCGGGTATTCATGAGAGGCCCCGCGGCTTCCTTCTCTCCGTGCCGGGCAACCTGATCATGTTCGTGCTCATCGTCGCGCTCACGGGCGGCGCCGCGCAGATCGCCGTCGAGTCCGCGGGCGGCCACCTGCGGAGGCTCGGCGCGTCCCCTCTCTCCCGCTTCGAGGTGTTCCTCGGCAAGCTGCTGGGAAAAACGCTGATCGCCGTAACGCAGATCGCGCTTCTGGTGATCGTCTCCACGTTTCTCTTCGGCATGGAGTGGGGAAGGGATCCTCTGGGGCTCGCGCTTCTTCTTCTCCTCTACGCCGTGGTCGCGGCATCGATCGGCTGCTTTCTGGGGCTCTACATACGGCGGCCGGAGACGGCGGCGTCCATCGGTGTGCTGGTCACCCTGGTGATGGCCTCCCTCGGCGGTTGCTGGTGGCCGCTCGAGATCGTGCCGGACACGATGAAAGCGGTGGGACACATCTTCCCCACCGCCTGGGCGATGGATGGACTGATGAAGCTGGTCGCCTACGACGGCACGACCCTCACCATCCTGCCGATGCTCGGGATGCTCGCCGTCTACGCGCTCCTCTTCGCCTTCCTCGCCTCGCGGCTCTTGAAGTTCGATTAA
- a CDS encoding AAA family ATPase, translating into MRVRAIRIEGYGALGGRSFENLPPGVVPIVGPNEAGKSTFRALLADLIYGFDPANRESHPFVPWDGADTGVEADFAREDGRGFSVRRRLRSTALGDRTDGKKERIGNNPVEEARHVPRALFRSIYDLDREDMNFPRDSWDAVKDRLLGAAGEKRIRPAREVAEELEGKADSLWRPDRRGKPRAKEIADRLKDLGVSLRDAKERDRSMRALEKEAEELAARDEALGRKRVEIRARAEKARFWADLRGKLERRRARIDDAGDIGPYADVPEDPLARLAELDDRVREGEEALREKGAERESLEKAAGAVASGDDRILAAEDRIGAAVRGAALLAQFREDRKSRLREIEENAGALREKARDLIAEPERAEELPVLSPAELESRIRAWRRAESGRSGLESAALLLERVPVPSAMSIVLSVFIGIAAAIAGILIPSPGRLAAFGAAAVAGFVAVFLWSRRGADARANRRAAEEAARREEALREARTEEENRLAAIRDYLADWGVLDHRLHDPGETLLWDVKELLDRRETGRRLERSRREIDGRIEERERAILGPARECGVEEDDPERAAVLLAARLEKAKERGRVGKEAEERLPALRAEITTREARLEELREERERIAETLRGLGGGEEKAGALALAERREAARDARRIEEDLSDAGHDPDALEMNLAAELAAGAVFTPEETVRLEAEADRIEDERHTAGKRLAETAAEKEHLSGEPGAGEIEGEREALREEEEELKRDRDRLALLAAIVRESDRRYRREHAPDIVKRASAYFARITGGRYDELELDSDGSDGLRLFSREKGEWVDAKPPLSRGTLDQIYLALRLALVDHIEGEGEPLPLLLDEVFLHWDGERAGRGFTLLEEIAARRQVFLFSCRPESLPESIAGGAIRLAAPGEGGR; encoded by the coding sequence GTGAGGGTGCGGGCGATCCGGATCGAGGGATACGGCGCGCTCGGCGGGCGCTCCTTCGAGAACCTCCCGCCCGGCGTGGTTCCCATCGTCGGCCCCAACGAGGCGGGGAAGTCGACGTTCCGCGCCCTCCTCGCCGACCTCATCTACGGGTTCGATCCGGCGAACCGGGAGAGCCACCCCTTCGTCCCTTGGGACGGCGCCGACACCGGCGTCGAGGCGGATTTCGCGCGCGAAGACGGGCGCGGCTTCTCCGTTCGTCGCCGCCTGCGAAGCACCGCGCTCGGCGACCGGACCGACGGGAAGAAAGAACGGATCGGAAACAACCCGGTCGAGGAAGCTCGTCACGTTCCACGCGCGCTCTTCCGGAGCATCTACGATCTAGATCGTGAAGATATGAACTTTCCACGGGATTCCTGGGACGCCGTAAAGGATCGCCTTCTCGGGGCGGCGGGCGAGAAGAGGATCCGCCCGGCCCGCGAGGTCGCGGAGGAGTTGGAGGGGAAGGCCGATTCCCTCTGGCGTCCCGACCGGCGGGGAAAGCCCCGGGCGAAGGAAATCGCCGACCGCCTGAAGGATCTGGGGGTATCTCTCCGGGACGCGAAGGAACGGGACCGGTCGATGCGCGCGCTGGAGAAGGAGGCGGAGGAACTCGCGGCGCGGGACGAGGCGCTGGGGAGGAAACGGGTGGAGATCCGCGCGCGCGCCGAGAAGGCGCGTTTTTGGGCCGATCTCCGGGGGAAACTGGAGAGGCGGCGGGCGCGGATCGACGACGCGGGGGATATCGGGCCCTATGCGGACGTTCCGGAGGATCCTCTCGCCCGTCTCGCCGAGCTGGACGACCGCGTCCGCGAGGGGGAGGAGGCGCTTCGGGAGAAGGGGGCCGAGAGGGAGTCGTTGGAGAAGGCGGCGGGCGCTGTCGCGAGCGGGGACGATCGGATCCTCGCCGCGGAGGACCGGATCGGCGCGGCGGTCCGCGGCGCGGCGCTCCTCGCCCAGTTCCGGGAGGATCGGAAGTCGCGCCTACGCGAGATCGAGGAGAACGCCGGGGCGCTCCGTGAGAAGGCGCGGGACCTGATCGCGGAGCCGGAGAGGGCGGAGGAGCTTCCGGTTCTCTCTCCGGCGGAGTTGGAGTCCCGGATCCGCGCTTGGCGGCGCGCCGAGAGCGGAAGGAGCGGTCTGGAGTCGGCGGCGCTCCTCCTCGAAAGGGTCCCGGTTCCTTCGGCGATGTCGATCGTCCTTTCCGTTTTTATCGGGATCGCCGCGGCCATCGCGGGGATCCTTATTCCCTCTCCGGGGAGACTCGCCGCCTTCGGCGCGGCGGCGGTCGCGGGATTCGTTGCCGTTTTTCTGTGGTCGCGGCGCGGGGCGGATGCACGGGCGAACCGCCGCGCCGCGGAGGAGGCGGCCCGCCGCGAGGAAGCGCTCCGTGAAGCGCGCACCGAGGAGGAGAATCGGCTCGCCGCGATCCGCGACTATCTCGCCGATTGGGGCGTTCTCGACCATCGTCTCCACGACCCGGGCGAAACACTTCTTTGGGACGTGAAGGAGCTTCTCGATCGTCGCGAGACGGGGCGCCGTCTCGAACGCTCGCGGCGGGAGATCGATGGGCGTATCGAGGAGCGGGAGAGGGCGATTCTCGGTCCGGCGCGGGAATGCGGCGTGGAGGAGGACGATCCGGAGAGGGCCGCCGTTCTTCTCGCCGCGCGGTTGGAGAAGGCGAAGGAGAGAGGGCGCGTCGGGAAGGAGGCGGAGGAGCGTCTCCCCGCGCTCCGCGCCGAGATCACCACGCGGGAGGCGCGCCTCGAAGAGCTGCGGGAGGAGCGGGAGAGAATCGCGGAGACGCTCCGTGGATTGGGCGGCGGCGAAGAGAAGGCCGGTGCGCTCGCCCTCGCCGAACGGAGGGAGGCGGCACGGGACGCGCGCCGGATCGAAGAGGATCTGAGCGACGCCGGTCACGATCCGGACGCGTTGGAGATGAATCTCGCCGCGGAACTCGCCGCTGGCGCGGTGTTCACCCCGGAGGAGACGGTTCGTCTCGAGGCGGAGGCGGACCGGATCGAGGATGAGAGGCACACCGCCGGTAAGCGTTTGGCCGAGACGGCGGCCGAGAAGGAACACCTCTCCGGCGAGCCCGGCGCGGGGGAGATCGAAGGGGAAAGGGAGGCGCTCCGCGAGGAAGAGGAGGAATTGAAGCGCGACCGGGACCGTCTCGCCCTTCTCGCGGCGATCGTCCGCGAGTCGGATCGTCGCTACCGGAGAGAGCACGCGCCGGACATCGTGAAGCGCGCCTCCGCCTACTTCGCGAGGATCACCGGCGGCCGCTATGACGAGCTGGAACTCGATTCCGACGGAAGCGACGGACTCCGCCTTTTCTCCCGCGAGAAAGGGGAATGGGTCGACGCGAAGCCCCCCCTCAGCCGCGGAACGCTCGACCAGATCTACCTCGCGCTCCGGCTCGCCCTGGTGGACCACATCGAGGGAGAAGGGGAACCGCTCCCGCTCCTCCTGGACGAGGTCTTCCTCCACTGGGACGGGGAGCGCGCCGGCCGGGGATTCACCCTCCTCGAGGAGATCGCCGCGCGCCGCCAGGTTTTCCTCTTCAGCTGCCGGCCCGAGTCTCTGCCGGAATCGATCGCCGGGGGGGCGATCCGACTCGCCGCGCCGGGTGAAGGGGGCCGCTGA
- a CDS encoding DNA repair exonuclease: MAAFRFVHVADVHLDARFKSRDEHLRERLAGALRDSFSNAVELALREGVHAFLVAGDLFHTPEIAYGTERFLINEFEKLAGAGIAVFYAHGNHDPGGAASPLAGIRWPDGVEVFRDGTPRAVEVKDADGRPVGRITGAGHATSAEGENLAACFPAAVGPLPEVALLHANVEGGQTAGEHERYAPCVAADLEGKGYDYWALGHIHLRQAIDARVAARYSGCVLGLYRNETGPKGALFVEVERGAAPKVVFQATAPLLWERIEVNLGGAEDVDAARERIAAAIGERFGGAGDVLVTVGLLGETPAAPRLRDRETRVTMEEEIAGEAGLDLLKLETGNLRSPVDEEEMRLPPLGELLDFVAVLREGREPIAPLAPEKLAAAPDKAAAREEYLRSLLDGAEEELIRRMWRDEP, from the coding sequence ATGGCCGCCTTTCGATTCGTTCATGTCGCGGATGTTCATCTGGACGCGCGGTTCAAGAGCCGGGACGAGCACCTCCGGGAGCGCTTGGCCGGAGCGCTCCGCGATTCCTTCTCGAACGCCGTGGAGCTCGCCCTCCGGGAGGGGGTCCACGCCTTCCTCGTCGCCGGCGATCTCTTCCACACGCCGGAGATTGCCTACGGGACCGAGCGTTTCCTGATCAATGAGTTCGAGAAGCTCGCCGGGGCGGGGATCGCCGTCTTCTACGCCCACGGGAACCATGACCCCGGCGGGGCGGCGTCGCCGCTTGCAGGAATCCGTTGGCCGGATGGAGTGGAGGTGTTCCGTGACGGGACGCCGCGCGCGGTGGAAGTGAAGGACGCCGACGGCCGCCCGGTCGGCCGAATCACCGGCGCCGGGCATGCGACTTCGGCGGAAGGGGAGAACCTCGCCGCCTGTTTTCCCGCCGCCGTCGGGCCGCTCCCCGAAGTCGCCCTCCTCCATGCGAATGTCGAGGGGGGACAGACGGCGGGGGAACACGAGCGATACGCCCCGTGTGTCGCCGCCGATCTGGAGGGGAAGGGATACGACTACTGGGCGCTCGGCCACATCCACCTCCGTCAGGCGATCGACGCGCGCGTCGCGGCGCGCTATTCCGGGTGCGTCCTCGGCCTCTATCGGAACGAGACCGGCCCCAAAGGAGCGCTCTTCGTCGAGGTGGAGAGGGGCGCCGCGCCCAAAGTGGTTTTCCAGGCGACCGCGCCTCTTCTCTGGGAGAGGATCGAGGTGAATCTCGGCGGCGCGGAGGACGTGGACGCCGCGCGCGAGAGGATCGCCGCCGCGATCGGCGAACGCTTCGGCGGCGCGGGTGACGTCCTCGTCACCGTGGGCCTTCTCGGTGAGACTCCCGCCGCGCCCCGCCTTCGGGATCGGGAGACGCGCGTGACGATGGAAGAGGAGATCGCCGGGGAGGCCGGGCTTGATCTCTTGAAACTGGAAACGGGAAATCTTCGATCCCCCGTCGATGAGGAGGAGATGCGCCTCCCGCCCCTCGGCGAGCTGCTCGATTTCGTCGCCGTCCTCCGGGAGGGGCGGGAACCGATCGCCCCTCTCGCGCCGGAGAAGCTCGCCGCCGCGCCCGACAAGGCCGCCGCGCGCGAGGAGTATCTCCGTTCCCTTCTCGATGGGGCGGAGGAGGAGCTGATCCGGCGGATGTGGAGGGACGAGCCGTGA
- a CDS encoding ABC transporter permease, with translation MTAIRALVRKDLRSRFHSPVGTVVMLLFPLVLVGVIGAAFGPSGGGTTIPPTRLLVENHDETQLGRFLAGALQNEQAAEYVRAEPVEPGTGEAIVAEGDAAALLIIPEGFSDDLLDGVPAELTLIRDPGKTITPEIAETFARIITGFLDTASRVLREPLAEVADFMEGDGPPSDAAIAAVSILMSHRLQDAERLLYPPAIRVVETVIEEEEEDGPGGTVNIFAYIFPGMLALGLLFVGQISMRELIREREAGHLARLLSSPTPMRSILLSKWIGTILLLVLCHLLVAFAGRLIFGIPLGKIEAALLMVLAEGVAITGVMALLFSITRTERQGDALSSVVILGMSILGGSMMPLEMLPEAMQRIGRLTLNYYAIQGFQQVIVWGGGAREVLPYAAVLAAIGVVTGGIGTILFPRQLRRGIR, from the coding sequence ATGACGGCGATCCGCGCCCTCGTACGAAAGGACCTCCGCAGCCGTTTCCACTCGCCGGTGGGGACGGTGGTGATGCTCCTCTTCCCGCTCGTGCTGGTCGGCGTGATCGGCGCCGCCTTCGGCCCGAGCGGCGGCGGGACGACGATCCCCCCCACCCGCCTTCTCGTGGAGAATCACGACGAAACCCAACTGGGGCGTTTCCTCGCCGGCGCCCTCCAAAACGAGCAGGCCGCCGAGTACGTGCGGGCGGAACCGGTCGAGCCTGGGACGGGGGAGGCGATCGTCGCCGAGGGGGACGCCGCCGCGCTCCTCATCATCCCCGAAGGGTTCAGCGATGATCTCCTGGATGGTGTGCCGGCGGAACTCACACTGATCCGCGATCCCGGCAAGACGATCACACCGGAGATCGCCGAGACGTTCGCACGGATCATCACCGGTTTTCTCGACACGGCGAGCCGCGTGCTCCGTGAGCCCCTCGCCGAGGTCGCCGATTTCATGGAAGGGGACGGCCCGCCCTCCGACGCGGCGATCGCCGCCGTCTCGATCCTCATGAGCCATCGCCTTCAGGACGCGGAGCGCCTCCTCTATCCACCGGCGATCCGTGTCGTCGAAACGGTGATCGAAGAGGAAGAAGAGGACGGCCCGGGGGGAACGGTCAACATCTTCGCCTACATCTTCCCCGGCATGCTGGCGCTCGGCCTGCTCTTCGTGGGGCAGATCAGTATGCGGGAGCTGATCCGGGAGCGCGAGGCTGGGCATCTGGCGCGGCTTCTCTCGAGCCCCACGCCGATGCGATCGATCCTCCTCTCGAAATGGATCGGCACCATCCTGCTTCTCGTCCTCTGTCACCTGTTGGTCGCCTTCGCCGGGCGCCTCATTTTCGGGATCCCGCTCGGCAAGATCGAAGCGGCGCTCCTGATGGTGTTGGCCGAGGGGGTCGCCATCACCGGCGTCATGGCGCTCCTCTTCTCCATCACGCGGACGGAGAGACAGGGGGACGCGCTCTCCTCGGTGGTCATCCTCGGCATGTCGATCCTCGGCGGGAGCATGATGCCTCTGGAAATGCTCCCCGAGGCGATGCAACGGATCGGCCGTTTGACCTTGAACTATTACGCGATTCAGGGATTCCAACAGGTGATCGTCTGGGGGGGCGGCGCGAGAGAGGTTCTCCCCTACGCGGCGGTCCTCGCCGCCATCGGCGTCGTCACCGGCGGAATCGGCACGATCCTCTTCCCGCGGCAGCTCCGGAGGGGAATCCGATGA
- a CDS encoding right-handed parallel beta-helix repeat-containing protein, with translation MNHPHFHSHVCRLFLVIPLLCVLFAAVTASGRTWYVLPDSTGDAPDIQAAIDSSGDGDTVLVAAGTYYVNLQITGITDFTLISESGPEVTILDGSPSFNPQYRQVVRVFQSPDALVEGFTIQNANPSTIAGWGGGIRIIGGGRVTIRGNIIRANNSKSRGGGLAFSNPCEGCGGSVIEGNQFIENTCSNNAAGIWIYGVDDGCVFIKNNLFQGNVGGYGGIRAEYSNIILTNNIFMANESTSYCLDIVGTGRVEGNLVVLNEGGGDRC, from the coding sequence ATGAATCACCCCCACTTCCATTCCCATGTATGCCGGTTATTTCTCGTCATCCCGCTCCTTTGCGTACTTTTCGCGGCAGTGACCGCGTCCGGAAGGACGTGGTATGTGCTCCCTGATTCGACAGGTGACGCGCCTGATATTCAGGCAGCGATCGACTCGAGCGGTGATGGAGACACGGTGCTCGTGGCGGCGGGCACGTACTATGTGAATCTTCAGATCACCGGGATTACCGACTTTACGCTGATCAGCGAATCAGGCCCCGAAGTAACCATCCTGGACGGTAGTCCCTCGTTCAATCCGCAATATCGTCAAGTCGTTCGAGTTTTCCAATCCCCAGACGCACTCGTCGAGGGATTCACGATCCAGAATGCGAACCCAAGTACGATAGCTGGTTGGGGTGGGGGGATAAGGATCATAGGTGGGGGCCGCGTGACGATACGCGGAAACATCATCAGGGCGAACAACAGCAAGAGCCGTGGCGGTGGGCTGGCCTTTTCAAACCCTTGCGAAGGTTGCGGGGGCAGCGTGATCGAGGGCAACCAGTTTATTGAAAACACGTGCTCCAATAATGCCGCGGGTATTTGGATCTATGGGGTGGATGACGGGTGTGTTTTTATCAAAAACAACTTATTTCAAGGCAACGTTGGGGGCTATGGAGGGATAAGAGCCGAATACTCAAACATTATATTGACCAACAACATATTTATGGCTAACGAGTCGACCTCATACTGTCTTGATATAGTGGGCACAGGTCGAGTGGAGGGAAATCTGGTTGTCCTGAATGAGGGGGGGGGGGATAGGTGTTGA
- a CDS encoding OsmC family protein — protein sequence MYPEMTITFHGGKRVNADFKGFTHKTDQPPEDGGEWTAPEPVDYLFVGLGTCAAHSVLSFCELRKISTDGLQVILRFEKDPEEKRVAKIIQEIHLPEDFPEKYRPVVARAVRSCTVKRYLERPPEIETVVAE from the coding sequence ATGTATCCGGAGATGACCATCACCTTTCACGGCGGCAAACGAGTGAACGCCGATTTCAAGGGATTCACCCATAAGACCGACCAACCCCCCGAGGACGGCGGTGAATGGACCGCGCCGGAGCCGGTGGACTATCTCTTCGTCGGGCTCGGCACCTGCGCCGCCCACAGCGTTCTTTCCTTCTGTGAACTCCGGAAGATCTCGACCGACGGCCTCCAGGTGATTCTCCGTTTCGAGAAAGATCCGGAAGAGAAACGCGTCGCTAAAATCATTCAGGAGATTCATCTCCCCGAAGATTTCCCGGAGAAGTACAGGCCCGTCGTCGCCCGCGCCGTGCGCTCCTGCACGGTGAAGCGCTACCTCGAGCGCCCTCCCGAGATCGAGACGGTGGTGGCGGAGTAA